In Oculatellaceae cyanobacterium, the following proteins share a genomic window:
- a CDS encoding HAD-IA family hydrolase: MKLIIFDFDGTIADTFEPLIKIIQRLSQEFGYKSVSPEDIDLFRNLTTREIIYQAGVSIWKLPFILRRIKKELNKDIKVVRPIQGMKEALLDLKDQGNQLGIITSNSQDNVQLFLENNHLDTIFSFICSGTTIFGKNKVINSVLIQKNINLSDVIYVGDETRDIEAAKKSNIQVIAVSWGFNSQEILANQNPDYLIDHPQQLTEVVNSLKQLIS, translated from the coding sequence GTGAAACTAATAATTTTTGATTTTGATGGTACTATTGCTGATACATTTGAGCCGTTGATTAAGATTATTCAGCGTTTATCTCAAGAATTTGGATATAAATCAGTTAGTCCAGAAGATATTGATTTATTCAGAAATTTAACTACTAGAGAAATTATTTATCAAGCAGGTGTTTCTATTTGGAAACTGCCATTTATTTTGAGAAGAATTAAAAAAGAATTAAATAAAGACATTAAAGTAGTTCGACCAATTCAAGGAATGAAAGAAGCATTGCTCGATCTCAAAGATCAGGGCAACCAGTTAGGTATTATAACTTCAAACTCCCAAGACAATGTTCAGTTATTTTTAGAAAATAATCATTTAGATACAATTTTTAGTTTTATTTGTTCAGGCACTACAATTTTTGGAAAAAACAAAGTGATTAATAGTGTGCTGATTCAGAAAAATATAAATCTATCAGATGTCATCTATGTTGGAGATGAAACTAGAGATATAGAGGCTGCAAAAAAAAGTAACATTCAAGTAATTGCCGTTAGCTGGGGATTTAATTCTCAAGAAATATTAGCTAATCAAAACCCAGATTATTTAATCGATCATCCACAGCAACTTACGGAAGTGGTTAATAGCTTAAAGCAGCTAATATCATAA